Proteins encoded together in one Pseudomonas sp. TCU-HL1 window:
- a CDS encoding ribonucleoside-diphosphate reductase subunit alpha — protein MQTDTTRENPQAAALQAADSNQDLAATAPGQLRVIKRNGTVVAYTDDKITVAITKAFLAVEGGTAAASSRIHETVARLTEQVTATFKRRMPSGGTIHIEEIQDQVELALMRAGEQKVARDYVIYRESRAQERSKRSAASDVAQPHPSIRITRADGSLVPLDMGRLNTIISEACEALAEVDGSLIERETLKNLYDGVAEKDVNTALVMTARTLVEREPNYSYVTARLLMDTLRAEALGFLGVAESATHHEMADLYAKALPAYVEKGVEFELLDPQLKTFDLEKLGKAINHERDQQFTYLGLQTLYDRYFIHKDGIRFELPQVFFMRVAMGLAIEEKQKEERAIEFYNLLSSFDYMSSTPTLFNAGTLRPQLSSCYLTTVPDDLSGIYSAIHDNAMLSKFAGGLGNDWTPVRALGSYIKGTNGKSQGVVPFLKVVNDTAVAVNQGGKRKGAVCAYLETWHMDIEEFIELRKNTGDDRRRTHDMNTANWIPDLFMKRVFDDGQWTLFSPSEVPDLHDLTGKAFEERYEYYEALTQYGKIKLFKTIQAKDLWRKMLSMLFETGHPWLTFKDPCNLRSPQQHVGVVHSSNLCTEITLNTNKDEIAVCNLGSINLVNHIIDGKLDTAKLEKTVKTAVRMLDNVIDINYYSVPQARNSNLKHRPVGLGIMGFQDALYLQHIAYGSDAAIEFADKSMEAVSYFAIQASCDLADERGAYETFDGSLWSKGILPLDSQQILIEARGQKYIDVDLTESLDWAPVRERVKKGIRNSNIMAIAPTATIANITGVSQSIEPTYQNLYVKSNLSGEFTVINPYLVHDLKARGLWDPVMVNDLKYYDGSVQQIERIPQDLKDLYATAFEVDTKWIVDAASRRQKWIDQAQSLNLYIAGASGKKLDVTYRMAWYRGLKTTYYLRALAATSTEKSTINTGKLNAVSAGGSETLQAAPAPQAQPQPAPVPKACSIDNPDCEACQ, from the coding sequence CATGAGACCGTCGCGCGCCTGACCGAGCAGGTCACCGCGACCTTCAAGCGCCGCATGCCCTCCGGCGGCACCATCCACATCGAAGAGATCCAGGACCAGGTCGAACTGGCCCTGATGCGCGCCGGCGAGCAGAAAGTCGCCCGCGACTACGTAATCTACCGCGAATCCCGCGCCCAGGAGCGCTCCAAGCGCAGCGCCGCCAGCGATGTGGCCCAGCCGCACCCGAGCATCCGCATCACCCGTGCCGACGGTAGCCTCGTGCCGCTGGACATGGGCCGCCTGAACACCATCATCAGCGAAGCCTGCGAAGCCCTGGCCGAAGTCGACGGCTCGCTGATCGAACGTGAAACCCTGAAGAACCTCTACGACGGCGTGGCCGAGAAGGACGTCAACACCGCCCTGGTGATGACCGCCCGTACCCTGGTAGAGCGCGAGCCGAACTACTCCTACGTCACCGCCCGCCTGCTGATGGACACCCTGCGCGCCGAAGCGCTGGGCTTCCTTGGTGTTGCCGAGAGCGCCACTCACCACGAGATGGCCGACCTCTACGCCAAGGCCCTGCCGGCCTACGTGGAGAAAGGCGTGGAATTCGAGCTGCTCGACCCGCAGCTGAAGACCTTCGACCTGGAAAAACTGGGCAAGGCCATCAACCACGAGCGTGACCAGCAGTTCACCTATCTCGGCCTGCAGACCCTGTACGACCGTTACTTCATCCACAAGGACGGCATCCGCTTCGAACTGCCGCAAGTCTTCTTCATGCGTGTGGCCATGGGCCTGGCCATCGAAGAGAAGCAGAAAGAAGAACGCGCCATCGAGTTCTACAACCTGCTGTCCTCCTTCGACTACATGTCGTCGACCCCGACCCTGTTCAACGCCGGCACCCTGCGTCCGCAGCTGTCGTCCTGCTACCTGACCACCGTGCCGGACGACCTGTCGGGCATCTACAGCGCCATCCACGACAACGCCATGCTGTCGAAATTCGCTGGTGGCCTGGGCAACGACTGGACCCCGGTCCGTGCACTGGGTTCCTACATCAAGGGCACCAACGGCAAGTCCCAGGGCGTAGTTCCGTTCCTGAAAGTCGTGAACGACACCGCCGTAGCCGTGAACCAGGGTGGCAAGCGCAAGGGCGCCGTCTGCGCGTACCTCGAAACCTGGCACATGGACATCGAAGAGTTCATCGAGCTGCGCAAGAACACCGGTGACGACCGCCGCCGTACCCACGACATGAACACCGCGAACTGGATTCCCGACCTGTTCATGAAGCGCGTGTTCGACGATGGCCAGTGGACCCTGTTCTCGCCGTCCGAAGTACCGGACCTGCACGACCTGACCGGCAAGGCCTTCGAAGAGCGCTACGAGTACTACGAAGCCCTGACCCAGTACGGCAAGATCAAGCTGTTCAAGACCATCCAGGCCAAAGACCTGTGGCGCAAGATGCTCTCGATGCTCTTCGAGACCGGCCACCCTTGGCTGACCTTCAAGGACCCGTGCAACCTGCGCAGCCCGCAGCAGCACGTGGGCGTGGTCCACAGCTCCAACCTGTGCACCGAGATCACCCTGAACACCAACAAGGACGAGATCGCGGTCTGCAACCTGGGCTCGATCAACCTGGTCAACCACATCATCGATGGCAAGCTGGACACCGCCAAGCTCGAGAAGACCGTCAAGACCGCAGTGCGCATGCTCGATAACGTTATCGACATCAACTACTACTCGGTCCCGCAGGCTCGCAACTCGAACCTCAAGCACCGTCCGGTCGGCCTCGGCATCATGGGCTTCCAGGACGCCCTGTACCTGCAGCACATCGCCTACGGCTCCGATGCGGCCATCGAGTTCGCCGACAAGTCCATGGAAGCGGTGAGCTACTTCGCCATCCAGGCCTCCTGTGACCTGGCTGACGAGCGCGGCGCCTACGAGACCTTCGACGGCTCCCTGTGGTCCAAAGGCATCCTGCCGCTGGACTCCCAGCAGATCCTCATCGAGGCCCGTGGCCAGAAATACATCGACGTCGACCTGACCGAGTCCCTGGACTGGGCCCCGGTTCGCGAGCGCGTCAAGAAAGGTATTCGTAACTCGAACATCATGGCCATCGCGCCGACCGCGACCATCGCCAACATCACCGGCGTATCGCAGTCCATCGAGCCGACCTACCAGAACCTCTACGTGAAATCGAACCTCTCCGGCGAGTTCACCGTGATCAACCCCTACCTGGTACACGACCTCAAAGCCCGTGGCCTGTGGGACCCGGTCATGGTCAACGACCTGAAGTACTACGACGGCTCCGTGCAGCAGATCGAGCGCATCCCGCAAGACCTGAAAGACCTGTACGCCACCGCGTTCGAAGTCGATACCAAGTGGATCGTCGACGCCGCCAGCCGCCGCCAGAAGTGGATCGATCAGGCCCAGTCCCTGAACCTCTACATCGCCGGCGCCTCGGGCAAGAAACTGGACGTGACCTACCGCATGGCTTGGTACCGTGGCCTGAAAACCACCTACTACCTCCGCGCCCTGGCCGCCACCAGCACCGAGAAGTCGACCATCAACACCGGCAAGCTGAACGCCGTATCCGCAGGTGGCAGCGAAACCCTGCAAGCCGCCCCGGCTCCGCAGGCTCAGCCCCAGCCGGCCCCGGTGCCGAAGGCCTGCTCCATCGATAACCCCGACTGCGAAGCCTGCCAATAA